From Neoarius graeffei isolate fNeoGra1 chromosome 27, fNeoGra1.pri, whole genome shotgun sequence:
TGTGGTTTCTCCAACGAGAAAGCCATCCAAGAAACTGTCCTCCGTAGACAATAAGGACTTGATCAACACACAAGAATGTGCTCTTGAGGGAATCTTCCAGTAATTGGCTACAGAATTTCTTTGAGCAcatgaaaaaaaaactgaaaatggCATACATATGAGAGAGTTCTGAACAAATTAGATGCATCTCTCTATCTAGACCAGGCAGAGGTATGGGTGGAATGGTGGGTGGATGGATTGCATTTATTTTCCTTCCAAAAAATTCAGAATATGAGTGCTGGATCCCTCAACGGGCAATTCATAAAAGCAGGAATGCACTTCAAAGAATGCACAATATCTGCCCTGCATGGATAAAACAGCTGCTACTTATAGCTGTCTGCACTGGGTCCAACGGTTTCACCTAAACATcatatgactgaatgtaaaccctccccccccccccctcccacacacacacacacatgccaacATGCTTGTGTTTCAATTAAGCCTTTGCACTTTATAAGAGTTTCAGAAGACCGTATATCTCCAGCGCAGATCATTTTCTAACCAACGATCCAAGACAAAAGGAGAAACCTGGTCCTCTTTAAAGTTGGCCAAAGATGATCATTGACACTCAGCATCAAATATCTTTTGGGAAAAATTGGAATCTGTGCCTAATTATCACTGATGATGTGTTATAAAACAGCACATCTGGAGTGTATTTACATAACAGGCTTTCAGTGACAACTGCACAATGCTGCGAATACGTGTACAAGGGAACGTGAAATAAATCACAGCTCAGACAGCCAAAACTAAGACCTGTGTATTTATTAAAAGGACTTGTGATGTATGAAATCCCAGATATAGCAAGAATAACACAACATTCCACTGCAGCACGTGTACTCTTGATGTAAAACAGAGCCTTTTTGATTCCTCAATCCCATGTCCATCAGCCAGTGACGTACAGCAGATATCAGTCATGCAATGCtgtggaccaaaaatggcttaaaaaataatgaaatgaaatgtttcaacaattaaaaaatagtataaacagtcatcagtaagctataataaatgaaaaagtctatatttggtgtgagacgaccctttgctttaaaaacaaacaaacaaacaaaaaaacagtagtctcgggtacaatgagtgcagttttatgcggaaataagctgtaggttttcctgagcatcttccagaaccagccccagttcttctggacactttgactgtcacactcgcttcttcattttgcaccaaaacccagcagccttcattatgttttcttttttaatatgaaaagtgctctcttatggaatacgctgctcagatacaacctttttttctgtaaaatttaattttgtgctggagaaaaaaaaattaacgtttggaactcgaaaatgtttttgtactgaagtcataaaatagaaatctataacaaagtctgtatgaaaaaaatagggagccaagacttttgcacaatactgtatatcATGTGTGTATGTGATGTGAATCTTTCCTTCAACAGCCATTGTTCAAAAGCTCTTATAAACAGGAGGAAAAAAATACTGCACTTCGACACAACattctgtataataataataataataataataataggggcggcacggtggtgtagtggttagcgctgtcgcctcacagcaagaaggtccgggttcgagccccgtggccggcgagggcctttctgtgcggagtttgcatgttctccccgtgtccgcgtgggtttcctccgggtgctccggtttcccccacagtccaaagacgtgcaggttaggttaactggtgactctaaattgagcgtaggtgtgaacgtgagtgtgaatggttgtctgtgtctatgtgtcagccctgtgatgacctggcgacttgtccagggtgtaccccgcctttcacctgtagtcagctgggataggctccagctcgcctgagaccctgtagaacaggataaagcggctagagataatgagatgagatgagattttgtgtaCTAATTGATTGAttcacctggcaacttgtccagggtgtaccccgcctctcacccatagtcagctgggacaggctccagcttgcctgcgaccctgtaggacaggataagcggctacagataatggatggatggatggatggatggaattgatTGATTCTTCCATCCTATGTCCTTCGGCCCAAGACCCGGAAATAAGGAGAAGTCCACCATTTTTAAAGACAGAGCCAGTCTTAAACACACTCTCCATCATGCCCTGTTTAGTGCACTTTTAAGACAAGTGAGATTCAGTCTGGAAATCTTTCTCTTCAGTAGTTTTATTGTTTACAAAAACAGGGgaaaatgcattattattatattgcatatatatatatatatatatatatatatatatatatatatatatatatacacacacacagggtgtttcaaaaaatttgatattattcgagatgtaaatatcccagaaactacatagtctaggcagatgaaactgaacaggcttaatgttgagcaaaatAAGATTcaatcctcaaaatttgaatgaaaaattcaaaggtatgtggagtccatgaacgatttcacgaattttcaatattcgcgccgcctgagacacaaacacacagacagcctttctcttttgaactttttgtgccatgtccaactcTGCATTACAGTTGGTgcattttagagaattctctcataaatgcacgctgcatagtctgcttcgactgtgttcgagcgtactctaacacacaaaatgccttttcttttccagtgaatggcatttctatatctcatcattatctctagccgctttatcctgttctacagggtcgcaggcgagctggagcctatcccagctgactacgggcgaaaggcggggtacaccctggacaagtcaccaggtcatcacagggctgacacatagacacagacaaccattcacactcacattcacacctacgctcaatttagagccaccagttaacctaacctgcatgtctttggactgtgggggaaaccggagcacccggaggaaacccacgtggacacggggagaacatgcaaactccgcacagaaaggccctcgccggccccggggctcgaacccagaccttcttgctgtgaggtgacagcgctaaccactacaccaccgtgccgccccagtagattgtgaaatatcacattttttgaaacaccctgtatattcaaTATACCGTAATGGCTTCCTTCATCATCACATGAGGATATTATACAGAATCTAAAGATTTGCTTACATCTTATAAAAGCACATTACAGTGATGAAAAACAAATAAAGTCCTGAAAAACAAATAAAGGAATAAAGTCAATAGAAAATAATCTTGAAAATAAGGCAATACTGCCCTCTAGAGCAGAGCTCAACTAAAATTAATGAAGCTCCAATGATGTAAAAAATTTCTTGTTTATAAAATTTACAAAAAAGATCATAACAAGTAGCATATTACAAAATATTACAGTTTTTGCCCTTATTCTAAAAAAACAAtattcctactaagctgtttacatggctagtaaaaaaaaataaatattccaAATATTGTCATATTCAGAATAATAGTGGAGTATTAGTGTGCGTGTAAATGTACTGGGATGGGTTTCCTGAAagtctcttaacactaagagcgtcTTTAGATCCATCgttaagctaacgtggttttcccaaacaatgTTTGTAGCCAGAGTCGTACTTTATTTCGCTCTTAACATATGATGGACCTGGAACACTCTTTCACAGCATCTTTAAGAGCGCACTCGCAGCCGAATACACGGAACGCGATGCGCCTCTAAGGGACTCTGACAATCACTGGGCggagactggtgttgaatctgctgccggcgttaaattatttttcttgtacaatgagttctcatctcatctcattatctctagccgctttatcctgttctacagggtcgcaggcaagctggagcctatcccagctgactacgggcgaaaggcggggtacaccctggacaagtcgccaggtcatcacagggctgacacatagacacagacaaccattcacactcacattcacacctacggtcaatttagagtcaccagttaacctaacctgcatgtctttggactgtgggggaaaccggagcacccggaggaaacccacgcggacacggggagaacatgcaaactccgcacagaaaggccctcgccggccacggggctcgaacccaggaccttcttgctgtgaggcgacagcgctaaccactacaccaccgtgccgccccgtacaacgagttaattattaaataaatatacacaaaacattGAATATATTTCAATGTGATGTGGAATTATGGATGGATATCACtacgttttaatcaaattatctcCATTAGAAGGCaactgattatctcatttagtgtcataaatgaaacACATTGCTGCATCTTTAACATTTTGTGTATGTTTGGGAGAACATTGCTAACTTGGCATTGTGAATAACAGTTAAAACAACAATAATGTCTGCACTCCAGTGAATTCACTCCGAAGCTCCAGTTGTCTGGAGAGCAGATCTAGTTTTGCCCGTTTAAGGCCCATCTGCTCCTGATGGTGCCGCTCCCTTTGGTCATGCAGGTCTCGGAGTAACTGGAGCTGCTGCTTCTCAATGATGATCAGCTCCTGGCTGCACTGATGCTCTCGGTCTGCTGGACTCTGGCTTCCTGCAGCCTGTGAAGCGATCAGCCAAGAGGATCCAGGGGGCTGTTGTGGGGGCAGTTGGGGGGGCACTGCAGTCTGGGGAGGTGATGAGATAGATACTATACTTCCTAATTGCACCTCTGATTGCTTTTTCACTTTTTCATGTCCCAggttcagtgtaggagcccaatctacatcatcatcCTTATAAAGATTACTCGGACATCCTGATGAATAAAGTGAAAACACACACGTGTTCGTTTACAGGATCAAACAAAAACTTTAGCAACTTCTGAACGTCCTTCAAAACAAAATGAAATAACagaaaaatggtgagaaaagtcatttgtgaatccaaacgaaataaatcagaggaatttacaaacctttaacaaagtgatcgctgcaaactcgagcattctTCGACTGAGCTCCTTTGGACCGCAGAGAGAGGTTAGAGAGCCACTTTTCTCTTCGTCTTCTGgtgaaatcctttgctctttcacccttttttatcacttcacggggaacccggaagaaacgtttatcagtttcacggtttgttcgattcgagcagcccaaaacaacacaggcgtagggcattttaatgactaacATGGAGCTTTGTGAACAgagagctcagctgaccaccacttcttcTTCTGCTgcggctgcttcttcttcttcttcgaggTTTACTTGCAGTTGGCAACCAAAGAATTGATGCACTACCGCCACCAAGTGGCAtggagctgaccaccacttcatgtcttacatGCCTAAAGCTCAATTTGAAGCTGAAATAGAAGATGAAGCTGAGGTGGATGACAAAATAGGGACAAGTCACGGACTACGGATGCAtggaaatatatataaaaaaaggatacaaaatacggagtggttacgcgttttaatacggatgctagtaatttatggattggtcacggacgttttaGTATATTACGGATTGGTTAcggatttcatacagatgatgtaTCATGGATGGTTAATTTTACGAACGTTGCTATGCGTTCACAGAACGATGGCACGGATGTCAgaaagattgtctccacagtgacATTATCTAGCTACATTATGGAGGTAGAATCACCAGATAAAGTCGAGCCAATACTCACTAATCAGCAGACGAGTCTTTCGATAACATCTAATAATATACAGAAAACACAACTCTGAAATGCCATTTTTGCCAAAAGGGGGTGAAGTTTACATATTTCTTCCAAGATTGCATttgtatgtttactttattaatgtactatttaattttaaatatttatatttcacggaaaatatcacatatctgtgaattaaagatccgtgctttgtattatatatttgtttttgtttttttctgtgaatccgtattccgtgacttgtcTGTATTTTGTAAACTGGCTGAGGTTGAGACTGAGATGGAAGCTGAGGCTGAAGTTGACCCTGACATTGAAGAAAGACACAGAACCCAACAACAGCCTATCTCTGGGTGAGTAGAAGCAATTACTCACACTGATATATCtctttaactgtaaaataaatttcACACAATCCCTCCAAACATCAACTACTCAAACAAACACAtaaacaaacagataaataagtaaataaatacataaaagctAAGGCTGCAGTACGTACAGCTAGTGGATGGTAAACTGGATGAGACGATACGTTATTTGTAAAAACATAAGTGAAAACTGCAATTAGGAATATGTAAGCTCAATTAAAGTgccaataataatattattaatggcTGTGAGATGATACATTATTACCTAAAGATGGAGTAAACAGCAATAATACAGAGAAGCCTGTTGTAAACACTGGGACTGCAAATGAGAAAAGGACCAGGAGAAAGAAATGAAGCAGAGGAAGGAAGATAATTTACAAAAAATTCCAAGCCAACAAAGCAGGTATAAATATTGATATTATGTCAGTAATGTAACTGAAGAACTGCTGATATTAGTTCAATTCATGTTAAATAACGAATACAAACATTATATGATCTTTTAATTGTGAATCGTGTGACTTTTATCAGGACAAGCTGCCGCTGAGGCCATGGAAAGACCACCAGAAGACCCACACATTTGGGTCAGGAGAAGTAATTAGTCAGACCTCTTTAAATTTTACAGAATCCCTCCAAACTTCATATACTCTAATATTAGGCTTGTTATTCAAATTTGTACAatgatctcattatctgtagccgctttatcctgttctacagggttgcaggcgagctggagcctatcccagctgactacgggcgaaaggcggggtacaccctggacaagtcgccaggtcatcacagggctgacacatagacacagacaaccattcacactcacattcacacctacgctcaatttagagtcaccagttaacctaacctgcatgtctttggactgtgggggaaaccggagcacccggaggaaacccacgtggacatggggagaacatgcaaactccacacagaaaggccctccccggccacggggctcgaacccaggaccttcttgctgtgaggcaacaacgctaaccactacaccaccgtgccatcctagCTGTAGTTGTGTTTATtgctgaaattttatttaaattaataaattgttctgaaaccaaaatatttatttatttatttatttataatggtACTATCAGtgccacccagatgaggatgggttcccttttgtgtctggttcctctcaaggttcttTCCTGATGTTGTCTTAGGGAGTTTTTTTCTTGTCACCTCCGGTCATATATGCAAAATTCCACAATTTAATTATgacaattattttaaaaatatattttaaaaaaccatTATAGTTTAAAGCAATTGTTTAATTTGATTAATTATGTTAATTTTTAACAGGACAAAATGGTGTCGCCTTTCAGTTCTTGACGCCGACCACAAGATGGCGCTGTTCAGACTGAGCAGCAATATAACATCCGAACGCACACACGAATAAAACAACACAAAGGAAGAACAGACAAGTCAAACACACACCTGACTGGATATTTAGGtccataataacaataatattttttaaatatgggCAAAAAGCATAAAAAGCACAAATCAGAGAAGCACATATATGACGGTAGGATGTGatttttaaatgttttgtatTTGTATGATCTGTATAACCGCTTTAACGGACGGCTAGCTTAGCTAGCCACTTTTGAGTCACGTTAGCTTGTTAGCTAGCCGGTATTTTATCCAGCTAACTGCTAATGAATAACAGTACAGTCTTCTGAACCTCGGGTTCAGCTTAGGTTCTCGAATCTGGTCAGAAAGTTGGGGATTAGTTTTCTAGGACCGAAGGTCTGACAGTAGTTCCGGCTGTAATTCGAATCACATGGTTACAATATTAATGCGCgagttatggtttctatagtaacggctcattcatgTAAGTAGATgtctttatggaaggagtctccagtgtcagtgctgtgtaacatcttcaggacagaggagttcacGCTTTTCTGGTTTCTCTAACATGAACCAGCTGCTGTAACagcagtgagaacaggaactgtgTCGtttcagaaggttctgggttcgattgttgcctttctgtgtgggaacatatctgtgaagaatctcagtcatccaggtacatagtaatctgtggttggtagaagagagcaactggacttgcttgaagattcttgaaaacgtttcgcatcatagaatcagaatgctgatggctgcattgtaggtggctgataaaagatgtcttagacacccacctctgttcagtgatggccgttccaggttggcaaaaatgaacgatcctctctggctaagatgtctgccagttttctggaagtcctctcatactcccgcaccagtcgaagggatctcatcccaaagtgcgtagaaacatatctgtgaagaatcccagtcatccaggtacatagtaatctgtggttggtagaagagagcaactggacttgcttgaagattcttgaaaagattctttctgtgtggggtttattcatcacatgtacacttcaagcacagtgaaattcatcctctgcatttaacccatctgaagcagtgaacacacacacacacacacacactcagagcaatgggcagccacactagcgcgcccggggagcagtcaggggttcggtacctcgctcaagggcacttcagcacaaggccgccccacgtcaacctaactgcatgtctttggactgtgggggaaaccggagcacccggaggaaacccacgcagacacggggagaacatgcaaactccgcacagaaaggccgtcaccggtgtcacggtctgaatttaccaggtaaatttaaactgtagcagccacggtctaaccttaccacagtataaatttaccaacttggtataattgggcctagtctgaatttaccagcctaatatgagatttatgttcatgttcatacttgaattatttacactttatcttgatgaatattgatttgtttaagtaagactcctcatgattataataatttagttactctttcaggcggcacagtggtgtagtggttagcgctgtcgcctcacagcaagaaggtcctgggttcgagccccgtggccggcgagggcctttctgtgcggagtttgcatgttctccccgtgtccgcgtgggtttcctccgggtgctccggtttcccccacagtccaaagacatgcaggttaggttaactggtgactctaaattggccgtaggtgtgaatgtgagtgtgaatggttgtctgtgtctatgtgtcagccctgtgatgacctggcgacttgtccagggtgtaccccgcctttcgcccgtagtcagctgggataggctccagctcgcctgcgaccctgtagaacaggataaagcggctagagataatgagatgagttattctctcaaatttaccaacttgatataattagactgctgtcactgggcctagtcagaatttaccagtcCAATATGATAGATTTATggtcatacttgatccacaaataaattatttttactttatcctgatgaatattgatttgtttgagtGAGACTCATTATGATTTCTGATGTTTCGGtgaaatgctcggtacaaaatcgcagcaagaaatggtaaatttagacttcccaGAAGTTGACCGGGGAAAAAAATTCGGTCTGCGCATGCGCgtggtaaatttataccagcgcacgatcGGACCGtgacaccggccgctgggttcaaacctggaacgttcttgctgtgaggcgaccgtgctaaccactgcatgttctctttgtgtctgtgtgggtttcctcaaggTGCTGTGgtttctacag
This genomic window contains:
- the LOC132874954 gene encoding uncharacterized protein LOC132874954; translation: MLVIKMPYACVVLGCSNRTNRETDKRFFRVPREVIKKGERAKDFTRRRREKWLSNLSLRSKGAQSKNARVCSDHFVKGCPSNLYKDDDVDWAPTLNLGHEKVKKQSEVQLGSIVSISSPPQTAVPPQLPPQQPPGSSWLIASQAAGSQSPADREHQCSQELIIIEKQQLQLLRDLHDQRERHHQEQMGLKRAKLDLLSRQLELRSEFTGVQTLLLF